In a genomic window of Corynebacterium coyleae:
- the lepB gene encoding signal peptidase I — MNAADRPANGAANGADCSDEKQNLPWYVEIPVVVVLTLVIMFVLQTFIGRLYVIPSASMEPTLHGEDGSGDRIFVEKVSYYFSDPEPGDVIVFAGTDSWNTGFSSNRSSNPAIRGLQEVGSWVGLVPKDENTLVKRIIATGGQTVSCQAGDPAVMVDGKPIDQSYILQPNFYPVDEETGSDACGGPYFGPVTVPEGHYFMMGDNRTNSLDSRYHLGDQFQGTIPEENIRGKVQAVVFPLNRLQGVSDPDIQQ, encoded by the coding sequence GTGAACGCTGCAGACCGCCCTGCAAACGGCGCTGCAAATGGCGCTGACTGCAGCGACGAGAAGCAGAACCTTCCCTGGTACGTCGAGATCCCGGTGGTAGTTGTGCTCACGTTGGTGATCATGTTCGTGCTGCAAACGTTTATCGGCCGGCTGTATGTCATTCCGTCGGCGTCGATGGAGCCAACGCTGCACGGCGAGGACGGTTCGGGCGACCGCATTTTTGTGGAGAAGGTCAGCTATTACTTCTCGGACCCTGAGCCGGGTGATGTCATCGTGTTCGCCGGTACGGATTCGTGGAACACGGGTTTTTCCTCCAACCGTTCTTCGAACCCTGCGATTCGTGGGTTGCAGGAGGTGGGTTCCTGGGTTGGTTTGGTGCCCAAGGATGAAAACACGTTGGTCAAGCGCATCATCGCTACCGGCGGACAGACTGTCTCGTGTCAGGCGGGCGACCCGGCGGTCATGGTTGATGGTAAGCCGATCGATCAGTCGTACATCTTGCAGCCGAACTTCTACCCGGTGGATGAGGAGACCGGATCGGATGCGTGTGGTGGTCCGTACTTCGGCCCGGTGACGGTGCCGGAAGGCCACTACTTCATGATGGGCGATAACCGCACCAACTCGCTGGACTCTCGCTACCACTTGGGGGATCAGTTCCAGGGAACTATTCCGGAGGAGAATATCCGCGGCAAGGTGCAGGCGGTTGTCTTCCCGCTGAACCGCCTTCAGGGTGTGTCGGACCCGGACATTCAGCAGTAG
- the rpsP gene encoding 30S ribosomal protein S16: MAVKIKLQRVGKIRNAQYRVVIADARTRRDGAVIENIGIYHPKEEPSLIRIDSERAQYWLGVGAQPTEPVLALLKVTGDWQKHKGLDGAEGTLKVAEEKPSKLDLFNQALEEAKNGPTAEAITEKRKKAKEDAEAKAAAEAAAAAEAEAAEAEGEAAEAESEEAPAEEA; encoded by the coding sequence ATGGCTGTCAAGATCAAGCTGCAGCGCGTTGGCAAGATCCGCAACGCTCAGTACCGTGTCGTCATCGCTGATGCTCGCACCCGTCGTGACGGTGCTGTCATCGAGAACATCGGCATCTACCACCCGAAGGAAGAGCCGTCGCTCATCCGCATCGATTCCGAGCGCGCTCAGTACTGGCTGGGTGTCGGCGCACAGCCGACCGAGCCGGTGCTCGCGCTGCTGAAGGTGACCGGCGACTGGCAGAAGCACAAGGGCCTCGACGGTGCTGAGGGCACCCTCAAGGTTGCTGAGGAGAAGCCGTCCAAGCTCGACCTGTTCAACCAGGCTCTGGAAGAGGCTAAGAACGGCCCGACCGCTGAGGCGATCACCGAGAAGCGCAAGAAGGCTAAGGAAGACGCTGAGGCTAAGGCAGCTGCTGAGGCTGCAGCTGCCGCAGAGGCCGAGGCTGCAGAGGCTGAGGGCGAGGCTGCAGAGGCTGAGTCTGAGGAGGCTCCGGCCGAGGAGGCATAA
- a CDS encoding Tex family protein codes for MTSIAVTIANELNIRESQVEQALKLLAEGNTVPFISRYRKEATGGLDDGQLRHIEERNIYLVELAERKTAVLESIEEQGKLTDDLKREILAADTKARVEDLYLPYKKRRKTKADIAREAGLEDLTQLLIDDPTATPETLAERFLSEGFPDTKAALDGARSILVDRFATDADLVGAVRDRVYEQGTMRSSVVEGKEQEGAKFADYFDFSEPFDKLPSHRILALLRGENEGVLTLNLDPGDEAVFEGMIADRFDLPVKDSAWLAKAVQWGWRTKLQVSANLDTRMRLKEKAEEGALQVFKTNLRDVLLAAPAGQRSTLALDPGYRNGVKCAVVDGTGKVLATTIVYPHQPQNRWDASRAELASLAAQHGVELIAIGNGTASRESEKLAGEVADLIAQAGGKRPTPVVVSESGASVYSASPIAAEEFPDMDVSLRSAVSIARRLQDPLAELVKVDPKSIGVGQYQHDVNQTALAQTLDAVVEDAVNSVGVDVNTASAPLLERVAGLSGTVAKNIVAYRDEHGSFATRKELGKVPRLGPKAFEQAAGFLRIQGGKNPLDGSAVHPEAYPVVERVAQATGLNTEQLIGNTAVLTKLKPADFADDTFGVPTVTDILAELDKPGRDPRPEFKTAEFKEGVNEVKDLKPGMILEGTVTNVAAFGAFVDVGVHQDGLVHVSAMSHKFVSDPHEVVRSGEVVKVKVMDVDVARNRIGLSLRLDDEPGQPGQTTSQKQRSGQSRGQNRGGQKQRQGRNQNRGGDRRQASGSMADALKRAGFGK; via the coding sequence ATGACATCAATCGCAGTCACCATCGCGAACGAACTCAACATTCGGGAATCTCAGGTCGAGCAGGCGCTGAAACTGCTCGCCGAGGGCAACACCGTGCCGTTCATTTCCCGCTACCGCAAGGAAGCCACCGGTGGGCTCGACGACGGGCAGTTGCGCCACATTGAGGAGCGCAACATCTACCTCGTCGAGCTCGCTGAGCGCAAGACCGCGGTGCTCGAAAGTATTGAGGAGCAGGGCAAACTTACCGACGATCTCAAACGCGAGATTCTCGCAGCCGATACGAAGGCGCGTGTTGAGGACCTGTACTTGCCCTACAAGAAGCGTCGCAAGACTAAGGCGGATATCGCCCGCGAGGCAGGTCTTGAGGATTTGACGCAGTTGCTTATCGACGACCCCACCGCCACCCCCGAAACCCTCGCCGAGAGGTTCCTCTCCGAAGGATTCCCGGACACGAAGGCTGCACTCGACGGTGCTCGTTCGATTTTGGTGGACCGGTTCGCCACCGACGCCGACCTGGTCGGTGCGGTGCGTGACCGCGTGTACGAGCAGGGCACCATGCGCTCCTCGGTCGTTGAGGGCAAAGAACAGGAAGGTGCGAAGTTCGCGGACTACTTCGACTTCTCGGAGCCGTTTGACAAACTGCCCAGCCACCGCATTCTGGCGTTGCTGCGTGGTGAGAACGAGGGCGTGCTCACGCTCAACCTCGACCCGGGCGACGAGGCCGTCTTTGAGGGCATGATCGCGGATCGTTTCGATCTGCCGGTGAAAGACTCTGCCTGGCTGGCCAAGGCGGTGCAGTGGGGTTGGCGCACGAAACTGCAGGTGTCGGCCAACCTGGATACCCGCATGCGTCTGAAGGAAAAGGCCGAGGAGGGCGCGCTGCAGGTGTTCAAGACCAACCTGCGTGACGTGTTGCTCGCGGCCCCCGCAGGCCAGCGCTCCACACTCGCGCTTGATCCGGGGTACCGCAACGGCGTGAAGTGTGCGGTTGTGGACGGCACCGGCAAGGTGCTGGCCACGACAATCGTCTACCCGCACCAGCCGCAGAACCGTTGGGACGCGTCGCGCGCGGAGTTGGCTTCGCTGGCTGCCCAGCACGGGGTGGAACTCATCGCCATTGGCAACGGCACCGCCTCGCGCGAGTCGGAGAAGCTCGCCGGCGAGGTAGCGGACCTCATCGCACAGGCTGGCGGCAAGCGCCCGACTCCGGTGGTTGTGTCCGAATCAGGCGCGTCGGTCTATTCGGCAAGCCCGATCGCAGCCGAAGAGTTCCCAGACATGGATGTCTCGCTGCGCTCCGCAGTGTCCATTGCGCGCCGCCTGCAGGACCCGTTGGCGGAACTGGTCAAGGTTGACCCGAAGTCGATCGGCGTGGGCCAGTACCAGCACGACGTGAATCAGACGGCGCTCGCACAGACGTTGGACGCTGTGGTGGAGGATGCGGTGAACTCGGTTGGCGTGGACGTCAATACCGCTTCGGCACCGCTGCTTGAGCGTGTCGCTGGTCTGTCCGGCACGGTGGCGAAGAACATCGTGGCGTACCGCGACGAGCACGGCAGTTTTGCTACCCGCAAGGAGTTGGGCAAGGTTCCGCGTCTGGGGCCGAAGGCATTCGAGCAGGCCGCTGGCTTCCTGCGTATCCAGGGCGGGAAGAACCCGCTCGATGGCTCAGCGGTACACCCGGAGGCTTACCCGGTGGTGGAGCGCGTCGCCCAGGCGACGGGTCTGAACACCGAGCAACTCATTGGCAACACGGCGGTACTCACCAAACTCAAGCCGGCGGATTTCGCTGACGACACTTTCGGTGTGCCTACCGTGACCGACATTCTCGCCGAGCTGGACAAGCCGGGGCGCGACCCGCGCCCTGAGTTTAAAACTGCGGAGTTCAAGGAAGGCGTCAACGAGGTCAAGGATCTCAAGCCCGGCATGATCCTCGAGGGAACCGTGACCAATGTTGCCGCTTTCGGCGCGTTCGTGGATGTGGGTGTGCACCAGGATGGTCTGGTTCACGTCTCCGCGATGAGCCACAAGTTTGTCTCTGACCCGCACGAGGTGGTGCGCTCCGGCGAGGTGGTCAAGGTCAAGGTGATGGATGTGGATGTCGCTCGCAACCGCATTGGGTTGAGCCTGCGGCTTGACGACGAGCCTGGCCAGCCCGGCCAGACCACCAGCCAGAAACAACGCAGCGGGCAGAGCCGTGGCCAGAACCGTGGCGGTCAGAAGCAGCGCCAGGGGCGAAACCAGAACCGGGGCGGTGATCGTCGTCAAGCATCTGGCTCGATGGCGGACGCGCTCAAGCGTGCCGGATTTGGGAAGTGA
- a CDS encoding acyltransferase family protein, translated as MAGQSAQSTKGSTAYRVDLDGLRGYAIALVVLFHVFVGRVSGGVDVFLLLSGYFFLGGQLRYALRPNPNLNPWWPLWRTIRRLVPALALVIVSVVLLVLAFTPELMSQQLASQVTASMLYYQNWELIAQNADYAAASQETSPLQHLWSMSVQGQFYIFGILMGTLLAVAVSKLKANPVWARRVAIGVLALITIASFAWASRFGFVGTGANYYSTFSRAWELSLGALLAFVPAERFFPQRFAWFTALLGVAMITITGIVIPTSLAFPGPLTLLPLTGAALVILSGNSNAVSGVLASAPMTWLGKIAYSLYLWHWPLLIIVTALGGYAVPPAWLGACVIAVSLALAHITHMLVEDPLRQHRARPRAMDTPVRDAGSSLRTWPGKFRATGGVLTAALFAAALAIQPIWNDRIDDADKPLDPAIYPGALALAGAEVPDVEARPDPNLVAGIYPPIGLDNCMVFLPEGPDIMPGPHCVYGDLEADTTIALVGGSHIEPFGIPLDILGKRHGFKVATFVRQECPLVVGGPWDPANADIVSPECAEWGENAFAELVELNPAMVISTSTRPAGHAGGGIASQDYVPDAYANFWQRLAEYGIPFVGLRDNPWMFNPDGDPMDPNLCLVAGYSEADCSMDAHVVYSPEDPAKYFLDGGYNQWEIDTASWYCIDGICPPQIGNIYIYRDQNHISNAYAESLAPLMWEELTPIFNKLGLIDDTTLAPETATDSAQDGEEANTL; from the coding sequence ATGGCAGGACAATCGGCACAGTCGACAAAAGGCTCGACCGCATACCGCGTCGACCTCGATGGGCTGCGTGGATACGCCATCGCACTCGTCGTCCTGTTCCACGTCTTCGTCGGACGTGTCTCTGGTGGCGTCGACGTCTTCCTGCTGCTGTCCGGTTACTTTTTCCTTGGCGGGCAACTGCGATACGCCCTGCGTCCGAACCCAAACCTGAACCCGTGGTGGCCCCTGTGGCGCACCATCCGCCGACTCGTACCGGCGCTCGCACTTGTCATCGTCAGCGTTGTCCTTCTCGTTCTCGCGTTTACGCCAGAACTGATGAGCCAGCAGCTCGCGAGCCAAGTCACAGCGTCGATGCTGTACTACCAAAACTGGGAACTCATCGCCCAAAATGCCGACTACGCTGCAGCAAGCCAGGAAACATCCCCGCTACAGCACCTGTGGTCAATGTCGGTCCAGGGCCAGTTCTACATCTTCGGCATCCTCATGGGCACCCTATTGGCTGTTGCAGTATCGAAGCTCAAAGCCAACCCTGTCTGGGCGCGACGCGTAGCCATCGGAGTGCTGGCACTCATCACTATCGCCTCCTTCGCCTGGGCCTCCCGCTTCGGTTTCGTCGGCACCGGCGCCAACTACTACTCCACGTTCTCTCGCGCATGGGAACTCTCCCTCGGCGCACTGCTCGCCTTCGTACCAGCCGAGCGATTCTTCCCACAGCGTTTCGCCTGGTTCACTGCGCTACTCGGCGTCGCAATGATCACCATCACCGGCATCGTTATCCCAACGTCGCTCGCATTCCCCGGCCCCCTCACACTGCTGCCACTGACCGGTGCCGCACTGGTCATCCTGTCAGGCAACAGCAACGCTGTCTCCGGCGTGCTGGCATCTGCACCCATGACCTGGCTGGGCAAGATCGCTTACTCGCTCTACCTTTGGCACTGGCCGCTTTTGATCATCGTCACCGCCCTCGGCGGATACGCCGTTCCCCCAGCATGGCTCGGCGCATGTGTCATCGCCGTGTCCCTCGCCCTCGCACACATCACCCACATGCTGGTGGAAGATCCACTACGCCAGCATCGTGCGCGCCCGCGTGCCATGGATACGCCGGTGCGCGACGCGGGGTCGTCGCTACGCACGTGGCCCGGAAAATTCCGCGCAACGGGTGGTGTGCTCACCGCCGCTTTGTTTGCCGCAGCACTTGCCATCCAGCCAATCTGGAACGATCGTATCGACGACGCCGACAAACCCCTCGACCCCGCCATCTACCCAGGCGCACTCGCACTCGCCGGCGCCGAAGTCCCCGACGTCGAAGCCCGACCAGACCCGAACCTGGTTGCAGGCATCTACCCACCAATCGGACTGGACAACTGCATGGTCTTCCTCCCCGAAGGCCCAGACATCATGCCGGGACCTCACTGCGTATACGGTGACCTGGAAGCCGACACCACCATCGCACTGGTCGGCGGCTCCCACATCGAACCATTCGGCATCCCACTGGACATCCTTGGCAAACGCCACGGCTTCAAAGTTGCAACATTCGTGCGCCAAGAATGCCCACTCGTCGTCGGAGGCCCCTGGGACCCCGCCAACGCCGACATTGTCTCGCCAGAATGCGCAGAATGGGGCGAGAACGCGTTCGCAGAACTCGTCGAACTCAACCCTGCCATGGTGATCTCCACCTCCACACGCCCCGCAGGTCACGCAGGCGGTGGCATCGCCTCTCAGGACTACGTGCCTGACGCATACGCAAACTTCTGGCAACGCCTCGCTGAATACGGCATCCCATTCGTCGGCCTGCGCGACAACCCATGGATGTTCAACCCCGACGGCGACCCAATGGACCCCAACCTGTGCCTCGTAGCCGGATACTCCGAAGCCGACTGCTCCATGGACGCACACGTGGTCTACTCCCCTGAAGACCCTGCGAAGTACTTCCTCGACGGCGGCTACAACCAGTGGGAAATCGACACCGCCAGCTGGTACTGCATCGACGGCATCTGCCCGCCGCAGATCGGCAACATTTACATCTACCGCGACCAGAATCACATCTCCAACGCGTACGCCGAATCGCTCGCCCCATTGATGTGGGAAGAGCTCACCCCGATCTTCAACAAGCTTGGGCTTATCGACGACACCACGCTGGCCCCCGAAACCGCCACCGACTCTGCCCAAGATGGCGAAGAGGCCAACACCCTCTAA
- a CDS encoding SDR family NAD(P)-dependent oxidoreductase: MARTFLVTGGAGGIGKATAELLTSRGHKVITADIANADINADLTTVEGRQALVDEATKLSEGKLDGVIANAGMQAPTPKTAQVNYFGAVATLEGLRPLLEKSDAPRAVVTASIASLQPADDQLIEAMLAGDEEATVKRGQELADQGPEVAYLNYSSSKQAIARWVRKNAISEEWAGKGIALNAIAPAVVISPMTEELRNTDEGRAQLAQVPMPLNGWMPAEAAASFIAWLTSEENTHLCGQVVFIDGGFDATVRGDKVW; the protein is encoded by the coding sequence ATGGCTCGTACGTTTTTGGTGACTGGTGGCGCGGGCGGCATTGGCAAGGCGACTGCGGAGTTGCTTACCTCTCGCGGTCACAAGGTGATTACTGCCGATATTGCGAATGCGGATATCAATGCGGACCTCACAACTGTTGAGGGCCGGCAGGCACTCGTCGATGAGGCAACCAAGCTTTCCGAAGGGAAGCTCGACGGCGTCATTGCGAATGCCGGTATGCAGGCGCCGACGCCGAAGACCGCGCAGGTGAACTACTTCGGCGCGGTGGCAACGCTTGAGGGGCTTCGTCCGCTGCTGGAGAAGTCGGATGCGCCGCGCGCTGTGGTGACGGCGTCGATCGCATCACTGCAGCCGGCGGATGACCAGTTGATTGAAGCGATGCTTGCTGGTGATGAGGAAGCCACCGTCAAGCGTGGTCAGGAACTTGCTGACCAGGGCCCCGAGGTTGCATACCTTAACTACTCGTCCTCTAAGCAGGCCATTGCTCGTTGGGTGCGCAAGAACGCGATCTCCGAGGAGTGGGCTGGCAAGGGCATTGCGCTGAACGCTATTGCGCCGGCCGTTGTGATTTCCCCGATGACTGAAGAGCTGCGCAACACCGACGAAGGTCGTGCGCAGTTGGCACAGGTGCCGATGCCGCTGAACGGTTGGATGCCGGCAGAGGCTGCGGCCAGCTTCATTGCATGGCTGACCAGTGAGGAGAATACCCACCTGTGCGGCCAGGTTGTCTTTATCGACGGCGGCTTCGACGCCACAGTTCGTGGCGACAAGGTCTGGTAG
- a CDS encoding anaerobic C4-dicarboxylate transporter: MLASVLDPTSGLAIVLQIAVILGALLLGTRYGGLGLGLISGIGLMLMVFVFGLEPGEPPVGVMLTIIAVIGCAATLQQSRGLEVMMQQAEKLLRAHPERITLLAPVTTWFLTVLCGTGHVVYTMFPIIEDIAVKKGIRPERPMAVASTSAQMGITASPVSVATVSLASILAENAGVIDKAYSIPQILMVAIPASLSGVILAALWSLRRGKDLDKDPVFQERMQDPAFAESIKQSSHSLLGEVFPKSARNAVWIFLGAIAFVVVLGAFEGLRPAFDDGDGGMKPLSMNLAIQMVMLFAGAIILLFCKVDHKKIASTPVFKAGMTAVFSVFGVAWMADTFFAAHIDQLESSLGSVVEAAPWAYAIVLLIVSKLVNSQAAALVAIAPIGLALGIDPKVIVGFYGAAYGYWILPTYPSDLACIGFDRTGTTRIGKFVINHSFLIPGAISVFTSCVVGSILAQVLL, from the coding sequence ATGCTCGCGTCAGTGCTCGACCCCACCTCGGGGCTCGCAATTGTCCTTCAAATCGCCGTTATTCTTGGCGCTCTTCTGCTCGGTACGCGGTACGGGGGCCTTGGGCTCGGTCTGATCTCTGGCATCGGCCTTATGCTCATGGTCTTCGTCTTCGGTCTGGAGCCGGGCGAACCACCGGTGGGCGTTATGCTCACCATCATCGCAGTCATCGGCTGTGCGGCGACCCTCCAACAATCGCGCGGATTGGAGGTGATGATGCAGCAAGCCGAGAAGCTCCTTCGCGCCCACCCCGAACGGATCACCCTGCTGGCTCCGGTGACCACATGGTTCCTCACTGTGCTGTGCGGTACCGGCCACGTGGTCTACACCATGTTCCCGATTATCGAAGACATCGCGGTGAAGAAGGGAATTCGCCCGGAGCGTCCCATGGCGGTTGCTTCTACTTCGGCGCAGATGGGTATTACTGCCTCGCCGGTGTCGGTTGCCACCGTGTCGCTCGCGTCGATTTTGGCGGAGAACGCCGGAGTGATCGATAAGGCGTATTCGATCCCGCAGATTCTTATGGTTGCCATTCCGGCTTCGCTTTCCGGTGTCATCCTGGCCGCGCTGTGGTCGCTGCGTCGCGGCAAGGACCTGGACAAGGACCCGGTGTTCCAGGAGCGTATGCAAGATCCGGCGTTTGCGGAGTCCATCAAGCAGTCCAGCCACTCGCTTTTGGGCGAGGTCTTTCCAAAGTCCGCCCGCAACGCGGTGTGGATCTTCCTCGGTGCGATCGCGTTCGTGGTTGTTCTCGGTGCGTTTGAGGGCCTGCGTCCCGCGTTCGACGACGGCGACGGTGGCATGAAACCGCTGTCCATGAACCTCGCCATCCAGATGGTGATGCTCTTTGCCGGTGCGATCATCTTGCTGTTCTGCAAGGTAGATCACAAGAAGATCGCCTCGACTCCGGTATTTAAGGCGGGCATGACCGCGGTGTTCTCCGTGTTTGGCGTGGCCTGGATGGCGGATACGTTCTTCGCGGCGCACATCGACCAGCTCGAATCCAGCCTCGGTTCTGTTGTGGAAGCTGCCCCGTGGGCGTACGCCATCGTGTTGCTGATTGTGTCCAAGTTGGTGAACTCCCAGGCTGCGGCGCTGGTCGCCATCGCCCCGATCGGGCTTGCCTTGGGCATCGACCCGAAGGTCATTGTCGGCTTCTACGGCGCGGCGTATGGCTACTGGATCCTGCCCACCTACCCGTCCGACCTGGCTTGCATCGGCTTCGACCGCACCGGCACCACCCGAATTGGCAAGTTCGTGATCAACCACTCGTTCCTGATTCCGGGTGCGATCTCGGTGTTCACTTCGTGCGTGGTGGGCTCGATTCTGGCGCAGGTGCTGCTGTAA
- the rplS gene encoding 50S ribosomal protein L19 produces the protein MSNGIIDLVDAGQLRDDIPDFRPGDTLDVHVKVIEGSVTRTQVFTGFVVRRQGSGIRETFTVRKVSFGIGVERTFPVHSPNLEKIEVVRKGDVRRAKLYYMRDLRGKAARIKERR, from the coding sequence ATGAGCAACGGCATTATTGATCTGGTTGACGCAGGCCAGCTCCGTGACGATATCCCGGACTTCCGCCCGGGCGATACCCTCGACGTTCACGTTAAGGTTATCGAGGGTTCTGTGACCCGTACTCAGGTGTTCACTGGCTTCGTTGTGCGTCGCCAGGGCAGCGGTATCCGCGAGACCTTCACCGTCCGCAAGGTTTCCTTCGGCATCGGCGTTGAGCGTACCTTCCCGGTGCACTCCCCGAACCTGGAGAAGATTGAGGTCGTCCGCAAGGGTGACGTCCGTCGTGCGAAGCTGTACTACATGCGCGATCTGCGCGGTAAGGCTGCTCGTATTAAGGAGCGTCGCTAG
- the rimM gene encoding ribosome maturation factor RimM (Essential for efficient processing of 16S rRNA) produces the protein MELNIGRVVKSHGVKGEVAVELLADESEDHIVVGEVLTGRQAGKEQHLTVKTVRPHQKRLLVSFEEVPDRTAADSLRGMKFFAEPLERDEDSDEYYNHELIGLKVRHGGDEVGEVTGVMDASNRKILEIDYHGKEVLVPFVMDFVPDIDLAEGYLVITPPEGLLDV, from the coding sequence ATGGAGCTCAACATTGGCCGCGTCGTGAAGTCGCATGGCGTGAAGGGTGAGGTAGCAGTCGAGCTACTCGCCGACGAGTCTGAAGACCACATTGTTGTCGGCGAGGTGCTCACTGGCCGCCAGGCTGGCAAGGAACAGCACTTGACTGTGAAGACGGTTCGGCCACACCAGAAGCGCCTCCTCGTCAGTTTTGAGGAGGTTCCAGACCGCACTGCCGCGGACAGTCTGCGTGGTATGAAGTTTTTTGCAGAACCTCTGGAGCGCGACGAGGATTCCGACGAGTACTACAACCACGAACTTATCGGCCTCAAAGTCCGTCACGGCGGCGATGAGGTGGGCGAGGTTACCGGTGTGATGGACGCGTCGAATCGCAAGATTTTGGAGATCGACTATCACGGCAAGGAAGTCCTCGTCCCGTTTGTTATGGATTTCGTGCCGGATATCGACCTCGCTGAGGGCTACCTGGTGATTACGCCGCCGGAGGGACTGCTTGATGTCTAA
- the trmD gene encoding tRNA (guanosine(37)-N1)-methyltransferase TrmD encodes MSNSKPVLRLDVVTIFPEYLDPLRHALLGKAIEQGILSVGVHDLRDWATGNHKSVDAPPLGGGPGMVMKPEVWGPALDDIAAGRTGTELDSAAKHRNDKLRHDDVANVAPRPYESPVAGDDASKPLLLVPTPAGKPFTQADARAWSREEHIVFACGRYEGIDQRVFEDAKQRYRVREVSIGDYVLIGGEVAVLVIAEAVTRLIPGVLGNTESHEEDSFSDGLLEGPSYTKPRVWRGIEAPEVLTSGDHKKVDAWRREQSLKRTRAVRPELLEQVELSEEDRFMLDSREVVSVFEVGGQRVVAKQLRRALKQAGYRAETIERNETTLTVKGRTALSLEDATQAVADALPKGTQWSGYTAG; translated from the coding sequence ATGTCTAACTCGAAGCCGGTGCTTCGCCTCGATGTCGTCACCATTTTCCCGGAGTACTTGGACCCGTTGCGCCACGCGCTGCTGGGCAAGGCGATTGAGCAGGGCATCCTGTCTGTCGGAGTGCATGACCTGCGTGATTGGGCGACGGGTAACCACAAGTCGGTAGACGCGCCCCCTCTGGGCGGTGGTCCTGGCATGGTGATGAAGCCGGAAGTGTGGGGGCCGGCGCTCGACGATATCGCTGCGGGACGCACAGGCACGGAGCTGGACTCGGCGGCCAAGCACCGGAATGACAAGTTGCGTCACGACGATGTCGCAAACGTTGCACCACGCCCTTACGAATCCCCAGTGGCAGGCGATGACGCCTCAAAGCCGCTGTTGCTCGTTCCCACACCGGCCGGAAAGCCATTTACGCAGGCGGATGCCCGTGCCTGGTCGCGCGAGGAACACATTGTGTTCGCTTGCGGGCGCTACGAGGGAATCGACCAGCGTGTCTTCGAGGATGCGAAGCAGCGCTACCGGGTGCGTGAGGTGTCCATTGGTGACTATGTACTCATTGGTGGCGAGGTCGCCGTGCTAGTCATCGCGGAGGCAGTCACCCGGTTGATCCCCGGAGTGCTTGGCAACACTGAAAGCCACGAGGAGGACAGCTTCTCGGATGGGTTGCTTGAGGGGCCGAGTTACACAAAACCACGAGTATGGCGGGGGATCGAGGCTCCGGAGGTGCTTACCTCTGGCGACCACAAGAAGGTTGATGCGTGGCGTCGTGAGCAGTCGCTGAAACGCACCCGTGCCGTCAGGCCCGAATTGCTCGAACAGGTGGAGCTCAGTGAAGAGGACCGGTTCATGCTGGATTCGCGTGAGGTTGTGTCGGTGTTCGAGGTGGGCGGACAGCGGGTCGTCGCAAAGCAACTGCGACGGGCGCTGAAACAGGCAGGCTACCGCGCGGAGACGATCGAGCGGAACGAAACGACGCTTACGGTAAAAGGGCGAACCGCGCTGTCGCTGGAGGATGCGACGCAAGCGGTTGCGGATGCGTTGCCGAAGGGCACGCAGTGGAGCGGGTACACGGCAGGGTAA